A genomic stretch from Hemicordylus capensis ecotype Gifberg chromosome 5, rHemCap1.1.pri, whole genome shotgun sequence includes:
- the CDNF gene encoding cerebral dopamine neurotrophic factor yields MVERPWPCRHLRLCAFAALSFTVLCLGLRVVCAFNPARSTEAHCEVCQHFLENLYSSLKEKHSDFSMASIENELVRSCMDTKGKENHLCYYIGATSDAATKIISEVSRPMSAHVPVPKICEKLKKVDIQICELKYERKLDLTSVDLSKMRVAELRKILDSWGEVCRACIEKTDFVNLIKELAPKHMDTTSRADL; encoded by the exons ATGGTGGAGCGACCTTGGCCTTGTCGTCACCTGCGCCTTTGCGCCTTTGCTGCCCTATCCTTCACTGTGCTGTGTCTAGGTCTCAGGGTTGTCTGTGCCTTTAATCCTGCAAGGAGCACAGAAGCTCACTGTGAAG TATGTCAACATTTTTTGGAAAATCTGTAcagttctttaaaagaaaaacattctGATTTCTCCATGGCTTCTATAGAGAATGAATTGGTCAGGAGCTGCATGGacacaaaaggaaaagaaaaccacTTG TGCTATTACATCGGGGCCACAAGCGATGCAGCTACCAAAATAATTAGTGAAGTCAGCCGCCCAATGAGCGCTCATGTACCAGTACCTAAAATCTGTGAGAAGCTGAAGAAAGTAGACATTCAGATCTGTGAACTCAAATACG AAAGAAAACTTGATTTAACATCAGTAGATCTCTCCAAGATGAGAGTGGCTGAGCTGAGGAAGATCCTGGATAGCTGGGGAGAAGTGTGCAGAGCATGCATTGAAAAAACGGACTTTGTGAACCTGATTAAGGAGCTCGCACCCAAACATATGGATACAACTTCTAGAGCTGACCTTTGA